In Mesorhizobium sp. 113-3-3, a genomic segment contains:
- a CDS encoding 4-hydroxybenzoate 3-monooxygenase: MRTQVGIIGAGPAGLLLAQILHLNGIESVIVESRSRDEIERTIRAGVLEQSTVDLMTEIGAGDRLKREGFVHGGFELRFAGMGHRIDLQDLTNGRRITVYPQHEVLKDLIALRLGTGGPIHFEAKATGIEGLTAEQPVVRFTTKDGETRELFCDFVAGCDGGYGGSRAAIPEQLVRHDYFRAYPFGWFGILAKAPPSSEELIYAHHERGFALISTRSPEVQRMYFQCDPTDSVDSWSDDRIWNELQTRVGGDGFELKTGPIFQKGIIPLRSFVCEPMRHGRLFLAGDAAHSVPPTGAKGLNLAAADVHVLAQALASYYSNRSTALLDAYSPTALRRVWRAQHFSWWMTSMLHRFHEGPEFDVKRQIAELEFVTSSRAAATALAENYVGLPLA; the protein is encoded by the coding sequence ATGCGAACACAAGTGGGGATTATCGGAGCAGGTCCCGCTGGATTGCTCCTTGCTCAAATATTGCATTTGAACGGCATCGAATCGGTCATCGTCGAAAGCCGGTCGCGAGACGAAATTGAAAGGACGATTCGGGCCGGCGTGCTCGAGCAGTCGACGGTGGATCTCATGACGGAGATCGGCGCCGGCGATCGTTTGAAGCGCGAGGGTTTTGTGCATGGCGGCTTCGAGTTACGTTTTGCCGGCATGGGGCATCGCATCGACCTTCAAGACTTGACGAATGGCCGCAGGATCACCGTTTATCCTCAGCATGAAGTTCTGAAAGACCTCATTGCGCTTCGGTTGGGTACCGGCGGCCCTATTCATTTCGAAGCCAAGGCAACCGGCATCGAAGGCCTGACCGCCGAGCAACCCGTCGTCCGTTTCACCACCAAGGACGGCGAGACACGAGAGCTGTTCTGCGACTTCGTCGCCGGATGTGACGGCGGCTACGGCGGAAGCCGCGCCGCGATTCCGGAGCAGTTGGTCCGCCACGACTACTTCCGAGCCTATCCGTTCGGCTGGTTCGGCATCTTGGCCAAGGCGCCTCCATCATCCGAAGAACTGATCTATGCCCATCATGAACGCGGCTTTGCGCTGATCTCGACGAGGTCCCCGGAAGTGCAGCGCATGTATTTCCAGTGTGATCCCACCGACAGTGTCGATAGCTGGTCCGATGACCGGATATGGAACGAGTTGCAGACGCGGGTGGGCGGCGACGGGTTCGAACTCAAGACGGGCCCGATATTTCAAAAAGGAATCATTCCACTCCGCTCCTTCGTCTGCGAGCCGATGCGGCATGGCCGACTATTTCTTGCAGGCGACGCCGCACACTCCGTCCCTCCGACCGGTGCCAAGGGCCTGAATCTGGCTGCCGCGGACGTGCACGTCCTCGCCCAGGCCCTGGCCTCGTACTATTCCAATCGATCAACCGCGCTTCTGGACGCTTATTCGCCCACGGCGCTTCGGCGGGTGTGGCGAGCCCAGCACTTCTCGTGGTGGATGACGTCGATGCTTCACCGATTCCATGAGGGCCCCGAATTCGACGTGAAGCGCCAGATCGCAGAGCTCGAGTTCGTGACTTCGTCCCGGGCCGCCGCGACAGCTCTCGCCGAGAACTATGTAGGGCTGCCATTGGCGTGA
- a CDS encoding alpha-hydroxy-acid oxidizing protein, translated as MTRISPVSIWDLRRLAQRRLPRMLFDYVEGGAEDERTISENVEAFSKIKLLPQRLRDVSKRTTGVDLLGTRIAAPLVVGPTGLNGAIWPNGDTALAMAAKRAGVPFALSTASNERLETVAKVGGELWFQLYVVHRQLAESLVDRAANAGYGALVLTVDVPVNGKRERDLRNGFQIPFRYSARTVFDALTHPRWTARLLMNGSPTLANLASDNANTLEAQNALLRREMDASFDWDDLARLRDRWPRRLLVKGVCNPEDIARCFAIGADAVVISNHGGRQLDDAAPPMEILSQVRHLGPVLVDGGVRRGSDIVKGVALGAKAVLLGRSVLYGLAVGGEAGASKALSILFDEIDRTLALIGCAAASRLNDSFIHRDDHSRASERAGPVDDPMD; from the coding sequence ATGACGAGGATCTCACCCGTTTCCATATGGGATTTGAGGCGGCTCGCCCAGCGCCGCCTCCCGAGAATGTTGTTCGATTACGTTGAAGGCGGCGCAGAGGACGAGCGAACCATCTCGGAAAACGTAGAGGCTTTCAGTAAGATCAAGCTGCTGCCGCAACGCCTGCGGGACGTCAGCAAGAGAACAACTGGCGTCGATCTGCTGGGCACCAGGATCGCCGCACCGCTCGTTGTCGGACCGACGGGCCTGAACGGAGCCATCTGGCCGAACGGAGACACAGCGCTCGCAATGGCCGCCAAGCGGGCCGGCGTTCCATTCGCCCTCTCGACGGCCTCCAACGAGCGGCTGGAGACAGTCGCAAAGGTCGGAGGCGAACTCTGGTTCCAACTCTACGTCGTCCATCGGCAGCTCGCTGAAAGTCTCGTTGATCGCGCAGCGAACGCGGGCTACGGCGCGTTGGTCTTGACTGTCGACGTGCCCGTCAACGGAAAGCGCGAGCGAGATCTCCGCAACGGGTTTCAGATACCGTTTCGCTATTCGGCCCGCACGGTCTTTGACGCTCTTACGCATCCGCGATGGACAGCCAGGCTACTCATGAATGGTTCGCCAACGCTCGCAAATCTGGCCAGCGACAACGCAAATACGCTTGAGGCGCAGAATGCTCTTTTGCGGCGCGAGATGGACGCGAGCTTCGATTGGGACGATCTTGCCCGCCTTCGCGATCGCTGGCCACGACGCTTACTGGTCAAGGGCGTTTGCAATCCGGAAGACATCGCGCGTTGCTTCGCGATCGGCGCCGATGCGGTGGTGATATCGAACCATGGTGGGCGACAGCTCGACGATGCCGCTCCCCCCATGGAGATCCTGTCCCAGGTCCGCCATCTCGGACCGGTCCTGGTCGACGGTGGCGTGCGTCGTGGCTCCGATATCGTCAAAGGCGTTGCTCTAGGCGCGAAAGCGGTGCTGCTCGGTCGATCCGTCCTTTACGGATTGGCCGTGGGCGGCGAGGCCGGAGCATCCAAGGCACTGAGTATTCTCTTCGACGAGATCGACCGAACGCTGGCGCTCATCGGCTGTGCCGCGGCCTCTCGCCTGAACGACTCATTCATTCATCGCGACGACCACTCGCGAGCAAGCGAACGCGCCGGACCCGTCGACGACCCAATGGACTGA
- a CDS encoding MFS transporter codes for MDIGQLLDNGPWTVVQKLVVLMAAMSIIMDGFDGQLIGFAVPVLIKEWGVTRGDFAPALAAGLVGMGIGSAFAGLLADRFGRRGAVIVSVMVFGLATFCIGFAENLWQIGALRFIAGLGIGGALPSATTVAAEFTPARRRTLAITATIVCVPLGGMLAGLFAGVVLPNLGWRALFFLGGALAVLLGFILLFILPETPRFLVRRPARWEELRRLVGRMSRPVPADIVFTDLGEQQIGKREGLLALFENGRARDTIALWCAFFLNLLAVYSAFTWLPTMLTSEGLDVAIAGSGLTAYNFGGVFGALICAMTITRYGSRWPLLLCSLLGAATALYLTGVNTKLETGILIAGFGVQGFFANAVQSTMYAVCAYVYPTTVRATGTASALAFGRLGAILSAFAGATVITIGGKDGYLLMLALAMIGLALSLAFVGHHIPARKP; via the coding sequence TTGGACATCGGGCAGCTTCTCGATAATGGCCCTTGGACCGTCGTCCAGAAGCTCGTCGTCCTCATGGCCGCCATGTCGATCATCATGGACGGGTTCGATGGGCAACTGATTGGCTTCGCCGTCCCGGTTCTGATCAAGGAGTGGGGCGTTACCCGCGGCGACTTTGCTCCCGCACTTGCGGCCGGGCTGGTCGGAATGGGAATAGGAAGCGCCTTCGCCGGTCTACTCGCTGACCGGTTTGGACGACGCGGGGCCGTGATCGTCAGCGTGATGGTCTTCGGGCTGGCGACCTTCTGCATCGGCTTCGCAGAAAACCTCTGGCAGATCGGCGCCTTGCGATTTATCGCGGGGCTAGGCATCGGCGGCGCCTTGCCAAGCGCCACCACCGTCGCGGCGGAATTCACACCCGCGCGGCGTCGGACGCTCGCCATTACCGCGACCATCGTCTGCGTCCCGCTTGGAGGCATGCTCGCCGGCCTGTTCGCCGGTGTAGTCCTGCCAAATCTCGGTTGGAGGGCCCTGTTCTTTCTTGGCGGTGCTCTGGCCGTGCTCCTGGGCTTCATTCTGCTGTTCATTCTCCCAGAAACGCCCCGCTTTCTGGTGCGCCGGCCGGCACGATGGGAAGAGCTGCGCCGGCTCGTCGGACGCATGTCGCGACCAGTTCCGGCCGATATTGTCTTCACAGATTTGGGCGAGCAGCAGATCGGGAAGCGCGAGGGCCTGCTTGCCTTGTTCGAAAACGGCCGGGCGCGCGACACGATTGCGCTCTGGTGCGCCTTCTTTCTCAATTTGCTTGCCGTATACAGCGCCTTCACCTGGCTGCCGACGATGTTGACTTCCGAAGGGCTCGACGTCGCGATCGCCGGATCCGGTCTAACGGCTTACAACTTCGGGGGCGTGTTCGGCGCACTGATATGCGCCATGACCATCACGCGGTATGGTTCGCGCTGGCCGCTCCTGCTGTGCAGCCTTCTGGGTGCCGCCACCGCGCTTTACCTGACCGGCGTGAACACCAAGCTGGAGACGGGCATCCTGATAGCCGGGTTCGGCGTGCAAGGCTTTTTCGCCAATGCCGTGCAGTCGACCATGTATGCCGTCTGCGCGTACGTCTACCCGACGACGGTCCGGGCCACCGGCACGGCCTCCGCCCTCGCCTTTGGTCGGCTTGGGGCCATCCTCAGTGCCTTTGCCGGTGCAACGGTGATCACGATCGGCGGGAAGGATGGCTATCTCCTGATGCTGGCGCTCGCCATGATCGGTCTCGCCCTCTCGCTTGCTTTCGTTGGCCACCACATCCCCGCGCGCAAACCATGA
- a CDS encoding aldehyde dehydrogenase family protein — MNTISMLIDGEPEAATGKATFERANPLDGQIATRAPAATAGDAVAAVEAAATAFPNWAATGPSERRAPRVPHPVRDLPYQWPDRA, encoded by the coding sequence ATGAACACAATTTCGATGCTGATCGACGGCGAACCAGAAGCGGCCACCGGTAAGGCCACGTTTGAGCGCGCAAATCCACTCGATGGCCAGATCGCAACGCGAGCGCCGGCAGCAACGGCGGGCGATGCGGTTGCGGCCGTGGAAGCAGCCGCCACAGCCTTCCCGAACTGGGCTGCCACAGGGCCCTCGGAGCGTCGCGCTCCTCGCGTCCCGCATCCAGTCCGGGATCTGCCATATCAATGGCCCGACCGTGCATGA
- the mdlC gene encoding benzoylformate decarboxylase, which translates to MGIVDAPELRRVSAPTVRDAAIDLLRRLNMTSIFANPGSTELPLFRNFPEDFRYILGLQEAVVVGMADGFAQATRNASFVNLHSAAGVGNAMGNVFTAFKNRTPLVITAGQQARSILPFDPFLASREATELPKPYVKWSVEPARAEDVPLAIARAYYVAMTQPCGPVLVSVPVDDWDRAAEYVPSRIVSQRVRPDAAILEKIGNALDDAKRPVFVVGAAVDRDEAFDETRLLAEAHNARVFAAPMSGRCSFPEDHPLFAGFLPAIRDKIVGLLQGHDLVFAIGAPAFSYHVEGFGPHLPAGAELCQLTDDPQTAAWTPQGMAAIGSVRLGLLDLLARATPTKRGAPPARAIAPRVMPTVPLSTAYVMQTIADTKPADGIIVEEAPGARSVMQTHLPITQSGAFYTMDSGGLGYGMPAAVGVALGKPGHRVVALVGDGSSLYSIQAIWSAVQLGLPVTFVILKNGRYAALQDFAPVFGFSSQEHVQGTDLPGLDFVSIARGLGCSSVHVRNATGLHDAFAEAISSERPTLIEVEVEDRDVHQ; encoded by the coding sequence ATGGGTATTGTCGACGCGCCGGAGTTGCGACGCGTGAGCGCGCCGACCGTGCGGGATGCCGCCATCGATCTGCTGCGTCGTCTCAACATGACGTCGATCTTCGCCAACCCCGGATCGACGGAATTGCCGTTGTTCCGGAACTTCCCCGAAGACTTCCGCTACATTCTCGGGCTCCAGGAGGCCGTCGTCGTCGGTATGGCCGACGGGTTCGCGCAAGCGACCCGCAACGCGTCTTTTGTCAACCTGCATTCGGCGGCAGGTGTAGGCAATGCGATGGGAAACGTCTTCACCGCGTTCAAGAACCGAACGCCCCTCGTGATCACGGCCGGACAGCAGGCCCGCTCCATCCTCCCTTTCGATCCGTTTCTCGCCTCCCGGGAAGCAACCGAGCTTCCCAAGCCCTATGTGAAATGGAGCGTCGAGCCCGCTCGCGCAGAGGACGTGCCCCTCGCCATCGCGCGCGCTTACTACGTGGCGATGACGCAGCCCTGCGGTCCAGTTTTGGTCTCGGTGCCCGTCGACGACTGGGATCGCGCCGCGGAGTACGTGCCATCGCGGATCGTCAGCCAGCGGGTCCGCCCCGATGCCGCCATCCTCGAAAAGATCGGAAACGCGCTAGACGATGCGAAACGACCCGTGTTCGTCGTCGGGGCGGCTGTCGATCGCGACGAGGCATTCGACGAAACGCGCCTGCTCGCCGAGGCACACAACGCCAGAGTCTTCGCTGCGCCCATGTCCGGGCGTTGCAGCTTCCCGGAGGATCATCCTCTGTTCGCCGGATTCCTGCCTGCGATCCGCGACAAGATCGTCGGCCTGCTTCAGGGCCACGACCTCGTCTTCGCTATCGGCGCGCCGGCTTTCTCTTATCATGTCGAGGGGTTCGGGCCGCATCTGCCGGCCGGAGCCGAACTCTGCCAGTTGACCGACGATCCCCAGACCGCCGCCTGGACGCCGCAGGGAATGGCCGCGATCGGCAGCGTGCGACTCGGGCTGCTGGATCTTCTTGCTCGCGCGACACCGACGAAGCGCGGGGCGCCGCCGGCGCGCGCTATCGCGCCGAGGGTAATGCCGACGGTGCCGCTCTCAACTGCGTATGTCATGCAAACCATTGCAGACACAAAACCTGCGGACGGCATTATCGTCGAGGAGGCGCCAGGCGCCCGATCCGTAATGCAGACGCATTTGCCCATCACGCAGAGCGGAGCCTTCTACACGATGGACAGCGGCGGACTCGGCTACGGCATGCCGGCGGCCGTGGGCGTAGCGCTCGGCAAGCCCGGCCACCGCGTGGTCGCACTGGTGGGCGATGGCTCGAGCCTCTACTCGATCCAGGCAATCTGGAGCGCGGTGCAACTCGGTCTGCCCGTCACGTTCGTCATTCTCAAGAACGGGCGCTACGCAGCGCTACAGGATTTCGCACCCGTGTTCGGCTTTAGTTCGCAAGAGCATGTCCAGGGCACCGACCTTCCCGGGCTCGATTTCGTCTCGATTGCGAGGGGCCTGGGTTGCTCCTCAGTTCATGTCAGGAATGCCACAGGCCTGCATGACGCTTTTGCCGAGGCAATTTCATCCGAGCGACCAACTCTGATTGAAGTCGAGGTCGAGGACAGAGACGTGCACCAATAA
- a CDS encoding LysR family transcriptional regulator, giving the protein MALSVEQLATFTAIVKAGSLGRAAIVLNMTQPALSRAIKRLEEQLGTDLFERHSKGMQLTEIGKAFLPHATSLHAGAAQALEEIQALRGGGKGTVRVGAVASIASSILPPAIERTLRKWPGLHFDVVEGVWDLLAAGLAKHEIDLALGAESPDTDEIVAIRDCRWQDTSHIIVAAEHPLRRRRKLALGDTLQERWTIPPAGTGPHQHLERVFAEQGLGLPDIVVRTRSITVLKSLVVDSGFLSWMAEPMFEPERRAGLVAPLSIAGVDGRRTLVAFRRRRGLLPVPSLKLLDELRGLTSSTNSKS; this is encoded by the coding sequence ATGGCATTGAGCGTCGAGCAACTGGCGACTTTCACGGCGATCGTCAAGGCGGGAAGCCTTGGCCGGGCGGCCATCGTGCTCAACATGACGCAGCCCGCACTCAGCCGAGCCATCAAGCGCCTTGAGGAGCAGCTTGGGACCGATCTCTTCGAGCGCCACTCAAAAGGCATGCAGCTGACCGAGATCGGGAAGGCCTTTCTGCCGCACGCCACTTCGCTGCATGCCGGGGCCGCACAGGCCCTGGAGGAGATTCAAGCCTTGCGTGGCGGGGGAAAGGGTACCGTTCGCGTTGGCGCGGTCGCAAGCATTGCCAGTTCGATCCTGCCGCCCGCCATCGAGCGCACGCTACGAAAATGGCCCGGGCTGCACTTCGATGTCGTGGAAGGCGTTTGGGATTTGTTGGCCGCGGGTCTTGCGAAACACGAGATCGATCTCGCCCTTGGCGCGGAATCGCCTGACACGGATGAAATTGTGGCGATTCGTGATTGCCGGTGGCAGGACACCAGTCATATCATCGTTGCTGCGGAGCATCCGCTCAGGCGCCGGCGCAAGCTGGCTCTCGGTGATACTCTCCAGGAGAGATGGACTATCCCGCCGGCCGGTACCGGTCCTCACCAGCATCTCGAACGCGTTTTCGCCGAGCAGGGTCTCGGGCTGCCTGATATCGTCGTCAGAACGCGCTCGATCACCGTGCTCAAGAGCCTTGTCGTCGACTCCGGCTTCCTGAGCTGGATGGCGGAGCCAATGTTCGAGCCCGAACGACGTGCGGGATTGGTCGCACCCCTCTCGATTGCGGGGGTGGATGGACGTCGTACCCTTGTGGCATTTCGTCGGCGCCGCGGCCTGCTTCCGGTTCCGTCTTTGAAACTGCTGGATGAACTAAGAGGACTGACGTCGAGCACAAATAGTAAGAGCTGA
- a CDS encoding alpha-hydroxy-acid oxidizing protein encodes MHGAVGRAIFHGLAAAGEAGVRTVLDLPTSEMNTTLAVTD; translated from the coding sequence ATGCATGGCGCTGTTGGTCGCGCCATCTTTCATGGATTGGCGGCAGCCGGTGAGGCGGGCGTTCGCACGGTGCTCGATCTGCCGACCTCTGAAATGAACACAACGCTTGCTGTTACGGATTGA
- the nthA gene encoding nitrile hydratase subunit alpha, with translation MAGEMSHQDHTVPPSDPALRIKAIETLMVEKGKIDPGAVAEIVDIFQNKLGPRVGAKVVARAWTDPDFKQRLLADGTEALKELNVSGLQGEAMVVLETTPEVHNVIVCTLCSCYPWTVLGLPPTWYKSAPYRSRIVIEPRAVLAEFGLKISSDCEVRVYDSNAEIRYMVLPMRPDATEDWSEERLVELVTRDSMIGTGIPLSPHRS, from the coding sequence ATGGCGGGCGAGATGAGCCACCAAGATCATACCGTACCACCGTCCGATCCGGCGCTTAGGATCAAGGCGATTGAAACCTTGATGGTTGAAAAGGGGAAGATCGACCCCGGCGCCGTTGCAGAGATTGTGGACATTTTTCAGAACAAACTCGGCCCGCGTGTCGGTGCAAAGGTGGTCGCTCGTGCCTGGACCGACCCGGATTTTAAACAGCGACTTTTGGCAGATGGCACGGAGGCTCTGAAAGAGCTGAATGTGAGCGGTCTTCAGGGTGAAGCCATGGTGGTCCTGGAGACCACGCCGGAAGTTCACAACGTTATCGTCTGCACGCTCTGCTCCTGTTATCCATGGACGGTACTTGGTCTGCCGCCTACTTGGTACAAATCCGCGCCATATCGCAGCCGCATCGTCATCGAGCCGCGCGCGGTGCTTGCCGAGTTCGGCTTGAAGATATCGAGCGACTGCGAAGTAAGGGTGTACGACAGCAATGCGGAGATCCGCTACATGGTCCTGCCCATGCGACCTGACGCAACCGAGGACTGGAGTGAGGAGAGACTAGTCGAGCTCGTGACGCGAGATTCCATGATCGGAACCGGCATCCCCCTTTCCCCACATCGGTCTTGA
- a CDS encoding SH3-like domain-containing protein, with protein sequence MHSIADMGGMQGFGPVVRNDDEPLFKAEWEETTFAVNLLLLAAGCFNIDESRHSMERMAPLEYLKTSYFEHWLHSLEDLLIAKGIVTREEYDARLAQLAVKGSDL encoded by the coding sequence ATGCACTCCATAGCAGACATGGGTGGGATGCAGGGGTTTGGCCCTGTTGTGAGGAATGACGACGAGCCGCTTTTCAAGGCCGAATGGGAAGAGACGACTTTCGCGGTGAACCTTCTTTTACTTGCCGCCGGCTGCTTCAATATCGACGAAAGCCGCCATTCCATGGAACGCATGGCGCCGCTCGAATATCTCAAGACATCCTACTTCGAACACTGGCTACACTCACTTGAGGATCTTCTGATAGCGAAAGGCATCGTCACCAGGGAAGAGTATGATGCCCGGCTGGCCCAACTCGCTGTAAAAGGGAGCGATCTCTGA
- a CDS encoding SH3-like domain-containing protein, with the protein MLPKEMVATAIATGASTLREVDTKPCFKPGDEVRTVNDSPATHTRLPRYAAGKNGTIVACEGAHVFPDKHGHGRGECPEHLYRVRFDSAALWGSSNDGPGAVYLSLWESYLQAEE; encoded by the coding sequence ATGCTGCCGAAAGAGATGGTCGCCACTGCAATCGCTACTGGCGCCTCGACATTGCGGGAAGTAGACACCAAGCCTTGTTTCAAGCCGGGTGACGAGGTCCGGACAGTTAACGACAGCCCGGCTACACACACGCGCTTGCCACGCTACGCAGCCGGCAAGAATGGAACGATCGTCGCCTGTGAAGGGGCGCATGTCTTTCCCGATAAACATGGTCATGGGCGAGGGGAGTGCCCGGAGCATCTTTATCGCGTGCGTTTTGACAGCGCCGCACTTTGGGGGAGCAGCAATGATGGCCCCGGCGCCGTCTATCTGAGCCTTTGGGAAAGTTACCTGCAGGCTGAGGAGTGA
- a CDS encoding nitrile hydratase accessory protein, with the protein MVADEREIGPEWLENGPAFSEPWQAEAFAVAVQLSREGHFGWNEWVNVFSEEIRSSPQREGEAVNAAYYRQWMLALEKIATNAGFLTIKEIREYSEHWRRSYYHTAHGQPIDFRKDLEPIPDGALEELDHDHSEDHEHDHHVGPVAISPALARP; encoded by the coding sequence ATGGTTGCAGATGAACGCGAAATTGGCCCCGAATGGCTCGAAAACGGTCCCGCCTTTTCCGAGCCGTGGCAGGCGGAAGCCTTTGCGGTCGCGGTGCAGCTGTCACGAGAAGGCCATTTCGGTTGGAACGAATGGGTGAACGTCTTCTCCGAAGAGATAAGGTCATCACCTCAACGGGAAGGTGAGGCAGTCAATGCCGCCTACTACCGCCAATGGATGCTGGCCCTGGAGAAGATCGCGACGAACGCAGGTTTTCTCACAATCAAGGAGATCCGCGAATATAGCGAACACTGGCGCCGATCCTATTACCATACTGCGCATGGCCAGCCGATAGATTTCCGCAAGGATCTCGAGCCCATCCCGGACGGTGCCCTTGAGGAGCTTGATCACGATCACTCCGAGGATCACGAACATGATCACCATGTCGGTCCGGTGGCGATCAGCCCTGCACTGGCTCGACCGTAA
- a CDS encoding ABC transporter substrate-binding protein, producing MTLSKNTRGLTRRKLLEVVGTGAVAGAVSSILPAPAIASAPTLRIGYISPQTGALAPFAEADPFMLGKVREVLKDGLKVNGTNYKVEITAIDDQSNSDRSATSASQLINGNGVNLMLAQGALTNVPVASQCEVAGVPCITTMDPWQGWMFPLNGKPDKGFSYVNHFFWGIEDIIQTFIGMWDGQQTNKIVGTVWSNDPPGKVFANPEIGFPASLGKGGYKVVDVGTFQPGADDFSRQIVAFRDAGCDIVTGLFAPPEWAVFWRQAQQLGFKPKIATPAKALLFPSGVEALGQNGDGMSTEIWWAPSYPFKSTLTGQSCKELADDYQKTTSKRWTQPIGVIHALWEVGINALKNAADPTDPDAVQSVIKNTKLTTVVGDIDWAGSPIKNVAKLKIAGGQWRLQPDGKYDLKVTYNKNAPEVPVQADFTMTLGAKA from the coding sequence ATGACTCTTTCAAAGAACACGCGGGGACTGACCCGCCGCAAGCTCCTTGAGGTGGTGGGGACTGGCGCAGTCGCGGGTGCCGTTTCATCCATTCTGCCTGCACCTGCCATCGCGTCGGCGCCCACACTGCGTATTGGGTACATCAGCCCGCAGACAGGAGCTCTCGCACCATTTGCCGAAGCCGATCCCTTCATGCTCGGCAAGGTTCGTGAAGTCCTGAAAGATGGACTCAAGGTCAACGGCACAAACTACAAGGTGGAAATCACCGCCATCGACGACCAATCGAACTCCGACCGCTCGGCAACATCCGCAAGCCAGCTCATCAATGGCAACGGCGTCAATTTGATGCTCGCTCAGGGCGCGCTGACCAATGTACCGGTCGCTTCGCAATGCGAAGTCGCCGGTGTTCCGTGCATCACCACGATGGATCCCTGGCAGGGCTGGATGTTTCCGCTCAATGGCAAACCCGACAAGGGCTTCAGTTACGTAAATCACTTCTTCTGGGGCATCGAGGACATCATCCAGACATTCATCGGCATGTGGGATGGCCAGCAAACCAACAAGATAGTTGGCACCGTTTGGTCAAATGATCCCCCCGGCAAGGTTTTCGCCAACCCGGAAATCGGTTTCCCGGCATCGCTTGGCAAAGGCGGCTACAAGGTTGTCGATGTCGGGACCTTCCAGCCTGGCGCGGATGACTTCTCCCGTCAGATCGTCGCTTTCCGCGATGCCGGATGTGACATTGTCACCGGTCTGTTTGCTCCGCCCGAATGGGCTGTTTTTTGGCGCCAGGCGCAGCAACTCGGTTTCAAGCCGAAGATTGCGACCCCGGCCAAGGCGCTTCTGTTTCCATCTGGCGTCGAAGCCCTCGGCCAGAATGGCGACGGCATGTCTACCGAAATCTGGTGGGCGCCAAGCTACCCGTTCAAGTCCACGCTGACCGGTCAATCATGCAAGGAGCTTGCAGACGACTACCAGAAAACCACAAGCAAGCGATGGACGCAGCCAATTGGCGTCATTCACGCACTTTGGGAGGTCGGCATCAATGCGCTGAAGAACGCGGCCGATCCGACAGATCCCGATGCCGTTCAGAGCGTCATCAAGAACACGAAGTTGACGACGGTGGTCGGGGACATCGACTGGGCTGGAAGCCCGATCAAGAACGTCGCGAAACTGAAGATTGCTGGCGGTCAGTGGCGTCTCCAGCCAGATGGCAAATACGATCTGAAGGTGACCTACAACAAGAACGCGCCTGAGGTCCCTGTCCAGGCGGATTTCACCATGACCCTTGGCGCGAAAGCTTAA
- a CDS encoding ABC transporter ATP-binding protein, which translates to MEATGTSPALVVQNVIKSYGGPVVLNGVSIKVDPGTILGIIGPNGSGKTTLFGVISGAFAPSSGEVFLNGIDVTPLRASARAVAGIGRTFQIPQTFAHMTVFENVLVAARFGAALPNHEAETTAFEVLQTCGLHDRGDTIAGTLPLLDRKRLELARALATRPSVLLLDEIAGGLTDDEAAGVAKLVQTFARSGVAIIWIEHLVHVLTNTADQLAVLGDGQIIAHGDPQQTMQMPKVRQIYLGMEPDSHDNSN; encoded by the coding sequence ATGGAGGCGACTGGCACGTCTCCGGCCCTCGTTGTCCAAAATGTCATAAAATCCTATGGCGGGCCGGTCGTGCTGAATGGGGTGAGCATCAAAGTCGATCCCGGGACAATTCTCGGGATCATCGGCCCCAACGGTTCGGGAAAGACTACTCTTTTCGGCGTCATTTCCGGCGCCTTTGCGCCGTCCTCAGGCGAAGTGTTTCTGAACGGGATCGACGTAACACCACTTCGTGCATCGGCTCGAGCGGTGGCCGGTATCGGCCGCACGTTCCAGATACCCCAAACCTTTGCGCACATGACGGTTTTCGAGAATGTTCTGGTCGCCGCCAGATTCGGTGCGGCCCTCCCGAACCACGAAGCTGAAACCACCGCGTTTGAGGTGCTCCAAACGTGTGGTCTTCATGATCGCGGCGATACGATCGCAGGGACGCTACCTCTTCTGGATCGCAAGCGCCTGGAACTGGCTCGAGCACTGGCGACGAGACCTTCGGTGCTTCTGCTGGACGAGATTGCGGGGGGGCTTACCGATGACGAGGCCGCGGGAGTGGCCAAGCTCGTTCAGACATTTGCACGGAGTGGCGTTGCAATCATCTGGATCGAGCACCTCGTGCATGTATTGACCAATACGGCTGATCAACTGGCCGTTCTGGGTGATGGGCAAATTATTGCCCACGGCGATCCGCAACAGACCATGCAGATGCCGAAAGTCAGGCAGATCTACCTCGGCATGGAGCCGGATAGCCATGATAACAGTAACTGA